From Populus alba chromosome 16, ASM523922v2, whole genome shotgun sequence:
gTTTTCCATattgaagaatacgggcaaggaagaaagacatacaactgcggtgtttgtgttaaaggatccacaagtagtgagttagaagttgattactatggtagattagaagaggtggtcgaactacaatatcatagcgagcagaatacaatatttttatttaaatgctattggtatgacacgatggacagaggaatcagagttgatctaCACCATGGtttggtcgaaatcaactcaaaagctagactccgcaacataaacgatgtctttgttttcacaaagcaatgtcaacaagtttattacacatacaccccttcatttagaaaggatcgatcaagagttgattggttgtccgttttaaaaacgaaaccacggggttgtgtcgaggttgttcaggatgagaatgaagaaacaagtgtgcgggataaagtctttcaagttagtgagttggttgaaccatatcgagttgctccttcgattgaattggaagaaaattcaaatttttgtgtttccgataatagtcttgttgatgttgacgtagaggagctgaacgttgttttgagctctagcgaacaagcaaatgtcgatgaagaagatgatatccatattgaagattgcgatgaaggtgatgactattcaactgatgacgaagaagaagataattctgactaactatcgaaacgaagccctgtgtaaaacccttttcttcatgtaatttacattatggatggtatattttgtaacatgatatatatatatatattgtttaagcactgttgctattgttttgtgcgatAGATAgtttatcattgatttttttgcaggaaggtaaataaaaaatacaaacacaacacctTTGTACATTGCACATTCACCGACGGAAAGCCGTTCGTCGGCATCttacagagagttcgaaaataattacaccaaaatgccacaatcaccgacatccataccgacggacttcagtctgtcggcatctcacagagagttcgaaaataattacatcaaaatgccacaatcaccgatgtcTATACTGACAGACTGaagtccgtcggcatctcacagagagttcaaaaataattacaccaaaatgccataatcaccgacgtccataccgacggacttcaatccgtcggcatctcacaaagagttcgaaaataattacaccaaaatgccacaatcaccgacgtccataccgacggacttaTCCGTCGGTAAGTTGTCGGTGGCAAATTTTACGGacaaaaataccgatggaattcgcgaattccaaagggtgtgaatTAAATGCACCTCTGACCATgtcaaattaccgacggactgcAAAAATTTTGgagcacaattaaaaaattcggtgcgaaattcaaaaattaccgacggattgttTAACTGTTACCAacggatttaaaaaattaataatatttttttaatatcagtcggtaaatccgtcggtaaatctgccAAATGACCTATAACTTCCAGCGCCCACCGCttcccctcattttttcttctcctccgtttttcttctcctccgctgCGCTGTGATTTCCAGTTTTTTGCTCTCAATCCTTCACCTTGAATCTCTTGCAAGATTTGAATAAAGGTATGTggtgttttctattttattttattttcttttattttagttgtagttgtttttatttttgttattttgttgttttgttgtatttttttgtaaagtagataaagttttgaattggacatattattaaggtatgtatatttcgttccttttcttgatgtaggtttttttttgaattttttgaatattttttattgttgtgttgttataattggtataagttaatttattggatgtttgttgttaaagttgaatctaacttagaattagtaattgactatgttagaataattagtaattttactctattattgcatgatttgtatttaattatttccattgattttaattgttagtctatattttttttaatttattgaatataatttattgttgtattgccatatataattattgattaatttgttgaattaatattgtaaatgttgaatttaccttagaataattttattgttgtattgccataatgaatatttaataatttgttgaattaatattgttaatgttgaatttatcttagatttagtaattgaatatgttggaagaattattaatttaactctaacttgatgatttgtgtttaattgtttctatttattttgaatttatgttttgttgtattgacataattattgaataatttgttgaattgtaattgttaatgtagaatttaccttaggattaataattgaatatgttggaataattagtatagattgggtcaattggttgtggctattgttaatatttgcaggtttgtggatttgggtagtatccaagtataggggaggtgttgccgatttttttttaacatttcaattgaattatataattatttatataaaattggttagatgtagagaatgaaaaccagagcttctCATGCGGTCGCAGCTAGTTCATCTAGCAGCGACGAAgacatttccttaggtgcctctgaagaagaggcacctacaccacttgcgtTGTCagctgatgctgcctcttccagcgatgtttcacgtCGCAGAAGCGGCGTGTCTTCGCTGCGGAATCGATGGACCCGCAAGTAtgaggcacaatggaaggacgatctttcaatgtaagtttgttaaggttttaattttttaaaaaaaaaaaacaaatttatgaagtcactatttaattaatttcaattcttttcaggttcacaaacattaaggccgcccgagtaatatcatcggcgtttaaagcgtcaatggagattccattgtttcaatggaatcagatatccaggcatcctgaatggatgcctcaaatcaatgcatggttttccagatttgaggttcgtgttaatatataattttcagcttatttctaataaattcttaatataattgtaaataaattattaacatttttaaaaattattttttatacacagaattgattctgctgggacgaggaacataacaatgttgtcaggagggtgtgggaaaatcacgcggcaactaggtaacatcgaaaacaatacaacttttttttacaaaaaaattatgtttcgaaatgtaattttttattgcgttaagtaggttgtgtgatttttggtacgaagcccaaaaaaaggcaaaaaaaactgtgagggatagggggttccaaggctggaacgatgttgcggtttagagggatttcaaaccgatatacatcccggaggatatatggccgcactatcttgagcacgtgacgtcggaacggttcacacgacgctcacagtccagTGCTGGGAACCGGAAtcagccaattcatggctcggtcaCAACGCACACCGACGGCTCCATTCCGTTTGCTGCTCATGCGAAActgatggtaagattaatttaaatgaaatatatcgttcaattaatttgttgttaataaattttgttcattataggctacgtctcttggacgtgagccgagccctatggagctgtttgtggagacgcacgtgcggagtcaagatcgccaaaagggggtgcaacagttcgttgataGCCGCGCTCAACATTTTATGGTATGTTtattcatccattttattttgtaagttattattatgtttattgaattgaatatgatgattactttttattttttattttcaggacacctataataatcggttgagggagacatacggggacgacccttcgacccatccggaattcgatccggatttgtggatggaggctggatcgtcaggtggacccgataagaatcgggtttacgggctctccaacactagggcCGACACCTTGTGGACGAcccgtactgcttcaaccgtcgggagctcccaatcagtatcgagctccaaatctaaggagtttgtggccttgtagcaaaggtgcgaccacctatcagaggcatacACACAAGTCAAACAACAATACACAACAGAATctgcacaacaaagagcggcctatgaagagcttcgtcaaatggtcataaacatgtcacaaggtggaacatgtgcacccaatccaagttggccgcataacagtcagcctcctcctcctcctgatcctcctcaacctcctttatattaattttttataaatattatttacatttaaaatttcatttaatgtttttttgaacaatttcattttgtaatgaat
This genomic window contains:
- the LOC140954700 gene encoding uncharacterized protein, which translates into the protein MKTRASHAVAASSSSSDEDISLGASEEEAPTPLALSADAASSSDVSRRRSGVSSLRNRWTRKYEAQWKDDLSMFTNIKAARVISSAFKASMEIPLFQWNQISRHPEWMPQINAWFSRFEVRVNI